The genomic DNA CCCGGGCCAGCTTGCGGTAGGCCTTCTTGATCTCCTCGGGCGTGGCGTCCTTGGAGACGCCCAGGACCTTGTAGAAGTCCTTCTCGATCCAGTCCTTGGTGCTCACTGTCCGCCCTCCCTTCGCTCAGAGATCGTGCTGCTGCTCAGGCCTGCTCGGCGTCGCCGGGCCGGTCGTCCGCCGTGCCGGTCGGCTCGTCGGTAGTCACGTCCTGCGCCGGCGCCGCCGGGGCGGAACCGTCGGGCTCGGCCACCGCGACGCGGGCGGGACGGATCACCCGCTCGCCGACCCGGTAGCCGGGCTGCAGGATCTCGACGCAGGTCGGGCCGGTGACGTCGGGCGACAGCGAGTGCAGCAGCGCCTCGTGGACGTGCGGGTCGAAGGTGTCGCCCTTCTCCCCGAACGCGACGAGACCGTGCTTGGCCGCCACGCCCGAGACGGCGTCGCCGACGGCCTTGAAAGCGCCGGTCAGCTCGCCGTGCTCTCCCGCCGAGCGGATGTCGTCGAGCGCGGGGAGCAGGTCCTTGAGGACCGACTCCACCGCGGTCTTGCGGG from Microlunatus sagamiharensis includes the following:
- the grpE gene encoding nucleotide exchange factor GrpE; protein product: MSPDQGDREGADRGEQAGPTIRDRRRIDPDTYEVREPQDAAPAPGGPAAQTTSTEEPTERDTRVSELETALAERTADLQRLQAEYVNYKRRVDRDRDVSRKTAVESVLKDLLPALDDIRSAGEHGELTGAFKAVGDAVSGVAAKHGLVAFGEKGDTFDPHVHEALLHSLSPDVTGPTCVEILQPGYRVGERVIRPARVAVAEPDGSAPAAPAQDVTTDEPTGTADDRPGDAEQA